One part of the Microtus ochrogaster isolate Prairie Vole_2 chromosome 16, MicOch1.0, whole genome shotgun sequence genome encodes these proteins:
- the LOC101991184 gene encoding type-1A angiotensin II receptor, with translation MILNSSTEDGIKRIQDDCPKAGRHNYIFVMIPTLYSIIFVVGILGNSLVVIVIYFYMKLKTVASVFLLNLALADLCFLLTLPLWAVYTAMEYRWPFGNHLCKIASASVSFNLYASVFLLTCLSIDRYLAIVHPMKSRLRRTMLVAKVTCIIIWMLAGLASLPAIIHRNVYFIENTNITVCAFHYESQNSTLPIGLGLTKNILGFLFPFLIILTSYTLIWKALKKAYDIQKNKPRNDDIFRIIMAIVLFFFFSWVPHQIFTFLDVLIQLGVIRNCKISDIVDTAMPITICIAYFNNCLNPLFYGFLGKKFKKYFLQLLKYIPPKAKSHSSLSTKMSTLSYRPSDNMSSSAKKPASCFEVE, from the coding sequence atgatCCTCAACTCTTCTACTGAGGATGGTATTAAGAGAATCCAAGATGACTGCCCCAAGGCTGGCAGGCACAACTACATATTTGTCATGATTCCAACTCTCTACAGCATCATCTTCGTGGTGGGAATCCTTGGAAACAGCTTGGTGGTGATTGTCATTTACTTTTACATGAAGCTGAAGACTGTGGCCAGTGTTTTCCTTCTGAATCTCGCCCTGGCCGACTTATGCTTTTTGCTGACTTTGCCACTGTGGGCTGTCTATACCGCTATGGAGTACCGCTGGCCCTTCGGCAATCACCTGTGTAAGATCGCATCAGCGAGTGTCAGTTTCAACCTCTACGCCAGCGTGTTCCTGCTCACCTGTCTCAGCATCGACCGCTACCTGGCCATTGTCCACCCGATGAAGTCTCGCCTCCGCCGCACCATGCTGGTGGCCAAAGTCACCTGCATCATCATCTGGATGCTGGCTGGCTTGGCCAGTTTGCCAGCTATTATCCATCGGAATGTGTATTTCATCGAGAACACCAACATCACAGTCTGCGCTTTCCACTATGAGTCTCAGAACTCAACCCTCCCCATAGGGCTGGGCCTGACCAAGAACATTCTGGGCTTCCTGTTCCCTTTTCTGATCATTCTCACCAGCTACACTCTAATCTGGAAAGCCCTAAAGAAGGCTTACGACATTCAGAAGAACAAGCCGAGAAATGACGACATCTTTAGGATAATTATGGCGATtgtgctcttctttttcttctcctgggtTCCCCACCAAATATTCACTTTTCTGGATGTCCTGATCCAGCTGGGCGTCATCCGCAACTGTAAAATCTCTGACATCGTGGACACCGCCATGCCTATCACCATCTGCATAGCGTATTTTAACAACTGCCTGAACCCCCTGTTTTATGGCTTCCTCgggaaaaaattcaagaaatatttCCTCCAGCTTCTGAAATACATTCCCCCGAAGGCCAAGTCCCACTCAAGCCTGTCGACAAAAATGAGCACGCTTTCCTATCGCCCTTCGGATAACATGAGCTCATCAGCCAAAAAGCCTGCGTCTTGTTTTGAGGTGGAGTGA